In the genome of Paenibacillus pabuli, one region contains:
- a CDS encoding glycoside hydrolase family 88/105 protein: protein MLETKSAKDLWAAKTAASIMERTPKLYEENGHHGKWSYDYGVVLKGFERLWQATGDEQYAQYIQSNMDYFIQDDGSIGGYRMEEHNIDHLNNGKLMFGLYDRTGKIKYKLAAGLLRQQLVTHPRTSEGAFWHKQVYPYQIWLDGLYMGAPFYLEYLRRWEPEEELFNDVTKQFILCAKHTRDDGTGLLYHAWDEKRVQPWSHSVTGHSPNFWGRSIGWFVMALVDVLELLPNNHPDHRKLIDIYTDTMTALRTYQDTASGVWYQVVNEGGRKGNYLEASASSMIVYAMAKGIRLGWLPREWELILNHAYAGLISEFVMETNQGWVNLYKNCQVAGLGGDARRDGSYAYYISEPIITNDQKGMGAFLLACTEYEYLLHAKV from the coding sequence ATGCTTGAAACGAAATCTGCTAAGGATCTATGGGCAGCCAAAACGGCTGCATCCATCATGGAGCGAACCCCTAAACTGTATGAAGAGAACGGGCATCACGGCAAGTGGTCTTATGATTATGGGGTAGTGCTAAAAGGATTTGAACGTTTATGGCAAGCGACTGGTGATGAGCAATATGCTCAATACATTCAGTCTAACATGGATTATTTTATTCAAGATGACGGATCGATTGGGGGATACCGGATGGAAGAACATAATATCGATCATTTGAATAACGGTAAGCTGATGTTCGGCCTTTATGACAGGACAGGGAAAATAAAATATAAGCTTGCGGCAGGGCTGTTACGTCAACAACTTGTGACTCACCCGCGCACGTCAGAGGGAGCTTTCTGGCACAAGCAAGTATATCCCTACCAGATCTGGTTGGACGGTCTTTATATGGGAGCACCGTTCTATCTGGAGTACTTGCGTCGTTGGGAACCGGAAGAGGAGTTATTCAATGATGTAACCAAACAATTCATATTGTGTGCCAAACATACTCGAGACGATGGTACAGGACTACTCTATCATGCTTGGGATGAAAAACGTGTTCAGCCTTGGAGCCATTCGGTAACCGGGCATTCACCTAACTTTTGGGGCAGATCGATCGGTTGGTTTGTCATGGCTTTAGTGGATGTCCTGGAGTTATTACCGAACAATCATCCTGATCATCGCAAGTTGATTGATATTTACACAGATACGATGACTGCGCTGCGCACTTATCAGGATACAGCTAGCGGGGTATGGTATCAGGTGGTGAATGAGGGTGGTCGCAAAGGAAATTACCTGGAAGCTTCAGCATCCAGCATGATTGTCTACGCTATGGCCAAAGGGATTCGCCTAGGATGGTTACCACGGGAATGGGAGCTGATATTGAATCATGCTTATGCAGGATTAATCTCTGAATTCGTAATGGAAACCAATCAGGGTTGGGTGAATCTCTACAAAAACTGCCAGGTTGCAGGGCTCGGTGGAGATGCAAGGCGTGACGGAAGTTACGCGTATTATATAAGTGAACCGATTATAACGAATGATCAAAAAGGAATGGGTGCCTTCTTGCTCGCATGTACCGAATACGAGTACCTGCTGCATGCCAAAGTTTAA